The window AGTCGTTAAGAAATCTTTGTCGTTGCCGATCGACCACTGGTAGCGGTCGACCGCGTCGCTGGAGGCCCGTCCCGCGCTGAGGTATGCGGGATAGGTGCTGGCCGCGCAGCCGCCGAAAACGCCGACCGAGGTTTCTCGGTAGCCGGGGCCGTAGCCGGCGTTCTCCAGAGCGTTCCAGCAGCATTCCAGAAAGACTCGCTGCTGGGGGTCCATCATGGCGGCTTCTCTGGGGTTGTAGCCGAAGAAGGAGGCATCGAACCGGTCGGCGTCGCTGAGAATCGTTCCGGCCTTTACATAGTCAGGATCGTTCAATAACTCATCGGGGACGCCGCCGGCCCGCAGAACGTCATCTGGGAAAAAGGCGATCGACTCCACACCGTCGCGAAGGTTGGCCCAGAACTCCTCCAGGTTACGGGCTCCGGGAAGGCGGCAGGCCATACCCACGATGGCGATGCCCTCGCCATCGGTTGACCGATCGGCCGGCGGAGCCCTACCGGCTTTGGAGGGTTGTGAAGCGGCGTCGGCATCCCCGGCGCCCCGAGCCAAGCGTTTACAAAAAGATCGGATGGTTGGGTATTCAAAAAGGTCAACCAACTGAAAGGGAACGCCGAGTTGTTTGGAAAGTTTGACGAAGACCTGGGTCAGCAGCAGCGAATGGCCGCCCAGATCGAAGAAATTGTCCCGGACTCCAACCTCGTCCAGGCCCAGCACTTCCTTCCAAACGGCAGCCACCAGCCGCTCGCTGCTGGAAAGGGGAGCGGCAAAGTCTTCCTTCAAAGCGGGACGCGAGGCCGAGGGCGCCGGCAAAGACTTCCGGTCGATCTTGCCGTTGGGTGTCAAGGGCAAGGACTCCAGGGTCACGAAAACCGAAGGAAGCATGTAGCCCGGCAGCGTTCGGCCAAGATAGTCCTGCACATCGTCGACGGAGAGGTTCCCAGCCTTCTCGGGAACAACATAGGCGACCAGCCTCTTGCTCCCCGCCTCGTCTTCGCGGGCCGCCACAACGCCTTCCCGAACCTGGGGATGTCGGCGCAGCACCGTTTCGATTTCGCCCAATTCTATGCGGAATCCCCGAAGTTTGATCTGGTGGTCCTGACGGCCCACGAAATCGAGGCGGCCGTCGCGGCTCCAACGTGCCAGGTCGCCCGTGTCATAGAGGCGTCCTCCGGGATCGGCCCCGAAAGGATCGGGGATAAAGCGCTCCGCCGTCATGGCGGGCGCCCCGAAATAGCCCCGCGCCAAGCCATGGCCGGCCAGGTACAAGCGCCCTTCCACCCCCACCGGCACAGGCTGCAAATGCCGGTTCAAGAGATAGGCCCGAGTGTTGGAGACGGGTTTGCCGATGCTAGGCTTTTCCTCCTGCTGGGAGACACGAGCGTAAGTGGAGTAGGTCGTGTCTTCAGAGGGGCCGTAGAGGTTGTAGACGTCGTCGACGTGCCCCAAGCGGTAGATCTCACGCACCAGCGATGCCCGCAGCGGCTCTCCCGCCAGGTTGACCGTGGCAACCGAGCGGGGGACTGCTTTCAAGCGCAGCAATTCAGACATGGCCGAGGGAACGGTATTGACAAGCGTCACTTTCAGGCGCTCCGGCAAGGTGGCCAGATCGAGGGCGTTGCGGGCCAGAATCAGGCGTCCGCCGCAGCAAAGCGGTGCAAAGATCTCGAAGACCGAGAGGTCGAAACAGACGGAGGTAGAAGCCAGGACTCCGCTGAGACGCTGCCTGGAAAAGCTCTGCCGTGCCCAATCCAGCATGGCGGCGGTGGCGGCGTGGGTGATAGCGACTCCCTTGGGGTGTCCGGTGGAGCCCGAGGTATAGATGACATGGGAAAGGTGACCCGGCCTCACCTTGACCTCTTCCAACCGATCCGTAATTTCCTTCTCCAAGTCGGGCGAATCGAGGTCGAGAACGGAGAAGTCGGCCAACGGCAGGCCTCGGGCCAACCGCTCCTGAGTCACCAGCACTTTGATCTGCGCGTTGGCCGCGATGAACGCGAAGCGTTCTGCCGGATACTCGGGATCGAGAGGGACGTAGGCGCCCCCCGCCTTGAGGACTCCCAAGAGCGCCGCGACCATTTGCGGGGAGCGGTCCAGGTAGATCCCCACCCGGACCTCGGGACCGACGCCCAAATCGTGAAGACGCCGCGCCACTTGGTTGGCTCGGCGGTCTAGAGCCCGGTAGGTGAGGCCTTGGCCGCCGAAAAGGACCGCTTCAGCCTCCGCTCGGCGGTCCGCCTGAGCTTCGAAGAGTTGGTGTACGCACAGTTGACGCAAACTGGGGCGCTCGGTCTGGTTCCACAGGTGCACCACTTGGACGCGCTCTTCTGCCCGGCAACTGGGGAGTTGGGAAAGCCGCTGACGCGGATCCCGGCAGGCGCTTTCCAATAGTTGGCGATAGTGGGCGATCCAGCCGGCAACGGTTCCCTCTTCGAAGAGGGCGGTATTGTATTCCCACTCCAAGAGGACCGACTGGTCCTCGTCCTGGGGCTTGCGGCCCACCCGCTGTTCGGCCCGCGGCGTGACGATCACGTTGAGGTCAAACTTGGCGGTGTCGTTGTGAGGGTACTCGAAGCGTCCTTTGAGCCGGGGAAGATTGAGGTCGGGCATGGGGGCGTCATGAAAGCTGAACATGACCTGGAAAAGCGGGTTGTAACTCAGGTTGGGCTTGGGCCGGAGTCCCTCCACCACCTTGTCGAAAGGAAGATCCTGGTTGGCGTAGGCATCCAGGGTGGTTTCCTTGATGCGCCCCAGAAGCTCTCCCAAGGTGGGATTCCCGGAGAGATCCGCCCGAAGCACCACGTTGTTGATGATCATGCCCAGGATTTCTTCCGACTCGCGCAACCGTCGGTTGGCCAAGCCAGTGCCGATTTGGATGTCGTCTCGACCTGTGTAGAAGCGCAAGAGCACCTTGAAAAGAGCGACCAAGGTCATGAAGAAGGTCACTCCCTGACGGTGGCTGAGGCTCCGCAAATCGGCGGCCAACTCCGGGTCCAACTCCATTCTGATGACGCGCCCTTCAAAGCTCTGGGCCCTGGGACGAGAACGGCTGGTCGGCAGCTTGAGGAGGTCGGGACAGTGCGCTAACTGAGCCTTCCAAAAGGCCATCTGCTCCTTCGCAGCCTGACTCTCCACCCACTCCCTTTGCCAGAAGGCAAAATCGCGGAACTGGCGTCGTGGAGCTGACAGCGGAGACGGCAGGCCCTGGGAAAAGGCCCTGTAGAGGGACTCGATCTCGGAAGCCAAACGCGACATCGACCATCCGTCATGAAGCAGGTGGTGCTCGACTTGTATCCAAAGATGCTCGCGATCGGCCAGCTTGAGCAGGCTCCAGGAGAGCAAGGGGATGCGGGTCACGTCGAAGGGGCTTCGGCAAGCATTGCCCACCAGCCGCCGAACCTCCGCTTCCCTTTCGACCTCAGGCAGGGCCCTCAAGTCGATTAACGGCAGATCGACCTGCCAAGGGGGATGAATCCGCTGCACCGGCTGTTCATCCTGAAGAGGAAAGGAAGTGCGAAGGATTTCATGACGCCGAATCACCTCGTTGAGGCTTTCCCGCAAAGCGTCGACATCCAGCAGACCCTTGAAGCGAACGGTCAGGTAGGCGTTATAGGCCCTGCTGGTCGGCGACATCTGGCTGATGAACCACACCCGTTCCTGCGAAAAGGAAAGAGGAGGCGGCAGCGAGGGGTCGGCCGGGCGAAGAGGCGGAAAACGACTGGCTGAAGAGGACTGCCGTCTCTCTTTGACCGACTCGGTCAAGCCGGCGACATGAGGGCTCCTGAAAAAGGCGCCATAGTCGATTTCGACCTGGAAGACCTCCCTGATGCGGGCGATGATTTGAGCCGCCAGCAGGGAATGTCCGCCCAGATGAAAAAAATCGTCCTTGAGGCCGACTCTTTCCAGCGCCAACACCTCCCGGAAGATCTTGACCATAGCCTGTTCATCCGGGGTTTCGGCCGGCACAAACGGCTGTTCCAGGTCGGGTCTGCTAGGCGCCGGGAGCGGGAGATGGGACCGATCGATCTTGCCGCTGGCCGTCAAGGGGAAGTCATCGAGAGTCACAAAGACGGCCGGCACCATGTACTCCGGAAGCCTCTCCTTCAAGAAATCCCGCAGCTGATCGACGGTGAGGGACTCCTTTCCTGCCTGCAGATAAGCCACCAGACGCTTCGAGCCCGGTGCGTCCTCCCGCAGCATCACCACAGCCTGGGCGATTTCAGGGTGGGAAGCGAGAACGGCTTCGATCTCACCCAGTTCAATGCGAAAACCCCGCAACTTGACCTGGTGGTCAGTGCGGCCCAGGAATTCGATCCGCCCGTCCGGCAACAGGCGCCCAACGTCTCCAGTGCGATAAAGGCGGCTGCCGGAAGACTCTCCGGGATCGCCGAACGGATTAGGCAGAAAACTCGCCGCCGTCAAGGAAGGCCGCTTTAGGTAGCCGCGCGCCAAGCCGATCCCCTCGATGTACAGTTCGCCCTGCCCCCCATCCTCGACCGGCCGCATGGCCTCGTCGAGAATGTGGATTCTCAGGCCGTGGAAAGGAAAGCCGATGGGAATGGAGGGCAGATTTCCTTCATCATCCGAGATCTCGCAAGTGGCGGCGTTTACGGTTGATTCGGTGGGACCATAAGTGTTGAAGAGACGCAACCCGGGCGGACGCTTCCGCCACGCCCTTAGAAACTGTGGAAGGCCGACCTCTCCGCCGATGTTGATGACTCTCAACGAAGGGGGCAGAGGGATGCGGGACTTCTCCATCTCGGCGCTGAGCTGATGCCAGAATGCCGTCGGCAACTCCATCAGGGTGAGTTGCCGTTTGGCGCTCTCCTGGAGAAAGAACTGGGCCGACTGGATCATCTCGGGACTGCGCAACACAAGCGTGGCCCCGCTGGCCAGGCAGGGATAGATTTCGGCCGCGGAAGCATCGAAGCCGATGGACGCGAATTGTAGGAACCGGTCCCGTTCCTCCAACAGGTCGTCTGCGATCAGGCCGGCGGTCAGGTTGGCCAGCGAGCGGTGCTCTATCATGACGCCTTTGGGGACACCGGTTGAACCCGAGGTGTAGATAACGTAAGCCAGGTTGCGGCCGGAAACCTCGACTTCAGGAGGATGCGACGGTAGGCCTGAAATCTTTCCCCAGTCCCTGTCGATACGGGCGCTGTTCGGGTCGGCGGGAAGAAGCTCGGCGGTGTCTTCTTCGGCCACCAGAAGAGCCGGCCCTGCGTCACCCACCATGGTTTTCAAGCGACTTTGGGGATTGGCGGGGTCGAGAGGCAGATAAGCCGCGCCTGCCTTGAGAATCCCGAGTATTGCTACCAGCATTTCCAAAGAGCGATGCAGACAGATGCCGACTAAGTCTTCGCGACCGATGTCCTTAGCCCTTAGGAAATGAGCGAAACGGTTGGACCACCGGTCTAGTTCTGCATAGGTGATATGGCGGTGTCCAAAAACCGCTGCGACTGCCTCCGGTGAACGTAATTCCTGTTTCTGGAATGATTCATGAGCGTTGTCAATTCGGTCATGCAATTCGCTTTTGGCTCTCATTAAAAGATAGGCTCACCAATTAGGTTTGTTTATCGAGTCTACCACACTCGTCAAGTAACCAACATTGTTCCCTTTCTGAAGATTTCACGAAGACTGGCCCTACCTATGTGTTCTCTAATTCTATGACTGGAAGCTATGATTCAGTACAATTATTCTGTCAAATATGAAAAGTATGCTGGGGATTCTGGGGAGCCGCTGCATGAATTACGCAACCGTTGAAATTGAGGGCAAGGGCCTTTTGAGCTACTCGGTGTGGGATTTGAAGTTCACCGCAACCGGGCCCTGAAGCGGCCGTTGCCCTCCGGCAGGGGAGGGGGCATGGTTGGGAGGACTCCAGAATCTGCCGGGAGCCAGTTGGACAGGGGCAGCGATGGAGTGCCTAGGAAGTAAGGCGCCGTCGGCCTTGTTTCCGTTCTCAGCGAGCCGGGGAGGAGGCCTCCTCCCCGGCTTCCTATTGGTCGGGGTCGAAGAGGACGTTGAGGGTGGTTTTGGCGTCGGCCACCTTGCTGTTGGCGATGGCGGGAAGGACCTTCCAGGAGTTCTGGATAAAGTCCACCGCCAGTTGATCGACGCGCTTGTTGACGCCCTTCTTGACCGTCAGGTTGAACATGCCGCCCGAGCGCGCCACGTCGCATTCGATGGTGACGACAACGGGCTTGGGCAGGTCTTCGTCCGACTCCGGCAGGAGGGGACGGGGATTGCGGATCAGCATGGGACCCAGCAGGTCGAGGTCAGGAAAGAGTTCGGCCAGGGGAGCGAAAGAGTCCTCCCCCGAACGATGCCTCTGGCCATGTCCCTCGAAAAAACCCGCCTGCTGGATCATGGCGGTGCGGTCGGCCATCTCCAGGTTGAGTTCGCCGATGCGGTTGGCCGCCAGTTCGAATTCATCGGCCGTCAAGGGTTCCAGCGCCAGCACCTCTCCGGCCTCCCGGAAGTAGCACTTGACCGGCGGCGCCTGAAAGTCAAAACGTCCCAGGACGGTGTAGCCCTTGAACTCGCCCGGGCCAATCTGGTCGGTGACATCATATTGCTCGAAAGGCGAGAGGGGATTCTCATTGAGAATGACGTGGCCCCGGTAGACCGATTGCTGGGCGTCCTGCACCACGACCCAGGGCGCCCTTACGGTGACGATGGTGTCGGAGAGGTTGACGTAATTGATAATCACGCTCTCGGCGTCGATCAGTTCCACCGTAACGACCCGCTGATCAGACAAGTAAAGGTAGTGCAGACTGCCCGGTTGCGCCTGCAGGAAAGCGGCGGCCAGAAAGCCGCTCAAGAGCACAAAAAGCAACTTCACCCTCATATCGCCCATCATTGTCTCATGAGCGGCCTGCTGCAAGTCGGGTTCGCGGCGGTCTACACGATGACCGTTGAAAAGCGGCGACCTCACGGCCTTTGCCGGCCGGCGGCTCTGAACAATGTGACTGAAAACCTCGTCTTGGTAAATGTGATGCAAAGAACTCCTGCCGGTCTGATCCTTCGTCTTGCTCCGGTCGGGCTGCTGTTGGCGCTCGGCCTCGGGCTCTCCTCCTCCCTGCTGGGCCAGCCCGTCCAGCGCACCGAGACCCGTGTCTTCCCCCTCTCGGCAGGAGAGCTGGTGGTGGTGGAGAACGACTACGGGAGCATCAAAGTGCGCGGAGCCGACGTCACCCAAGCCCAGGTTAGGCTCAAGCGCAAGGTCAGCCGGGAAGAGCGCCTGCGCGAAGTGGAGCTGATCACCGCCAAAGCCGCAGACCGTCTCTTTCTGAAGAGCTTCTTCTTCGATTACCAAGGAGAATCGGTCGAATTCGACATCGAGGTTCCGCATGGCGTGCGGGTTGTAGTCTGGGGCGCCAATCCTCAGGTCGAGGTGGAAGAACTCGACGATTACGTGCGCGTGCAGACCATGACGGGTGACGTGCTGGCTTCCAATCTGACCGGATCGGTTTCCCTGCTCAGCGAATCGGGCGACATCGACCTGCGCTTGCGCCGCCAGCCGGCCAAGGACTTGCGTCTCGAATCGGTCAGGGGGCGGGTCAAGGTAGAAGCGTCTCCGGACATCAATCTCTTTGCCTACGTACGCGCCGGGGGCGTCCTGAGCTGGGGCGAGGACATCGAAATGCGGGCCGGCAAGCTGTCCCGCGAAATCGGGGACGGCGCCGGTCCACTGCTCTATGCGTCCAGCCTGGAAGGCGACGTCAGCCTGCTGCCCGGCGCCGGCGGATCATCCATTCCTCGGCGCGTCCCCAGCCCGCCTGTGGTGGAAGACCGGGACGACCGGGACCGGCAGGGCTATCCCGGAAGCGGCCAGTCCGATCAGCGGAGCGACGATCCCTACGGCGGATCCTACGATCCGGATAACCGCCGCGTCGACAACCGCCGCGGCGCGCCTCCCACTCTGGGCGAAGAAGAGGAAGGCAATCAGCCCAGCCAAAGCGATCAGTCCTCGGGCGGTTCCACTCCGGAGTACACGGTGGCCGGCCCCGACGAGGAAATCAACGGCGCGCCCCTCTTTCGTTCCTCGGTCAACCTCATCCACCTCAACGTGGCCGTCACCGACCGGCGCAACAACCGCAGCGTAGCCCACCTGCGGGAAAACGACTTCAGCGTCTACGAGGACGGCCGACTGCAGGAGATAGAGCGCTTTCAGAACACGGAGGCGCCTTTCAACCTCCTCCTCTTGCTCGACATCAGCGGATCGACCAAGAATCACATCGACCTCATCCGCGACGCTTCCATCGACTTCACCCGCGAGATCAAGTCCAACGACCGCATCGCAGTGGCAACCTTCAACGACCGGGTGCGGCTGATTCAAGACTTCACCAACGACCGCTACGAGGTGGCCAACTCCATTCATCGGATCCGCTCCAACGGCGGGACGCACTTCTACGACGCCCTCTATGTCAGCGTCAACGAGTACCTGGCCGGTGTGGAAGGACGAAAGGCGGTAGTGGTCTTCACCGACGGCGTCGACGGACGCCTCAGCAACGACCCCGGCTCGCGGGTCAGCTTCCGTCAGCTTTACCGCTCGGTGCAGGAGGTCGATACCACCATCTACACCATCTTCCTCGATACCCGCGCCACGGTGGGCGGCAGCCCCCAGAGCACCGGCATCGGCGACATCGTGGGCGTCATCCTGGGCGGCGGACGCGGCCGCCGGATTCCTGGAGGCTCATCGGGGAGCGTGAACGCGCAGTACGAGGAGGCTCGCCGCCAACTGGAGATGATCGCCGACCAGACTGGCGGACGCCTCTATCAGCCCCGCACCATCCACGACCTCTCCACCGTCTACTCGGAGATCGCCGACGATTTGCGCGTCCAATACTCGCTGGCCTACTCCTCCAGCAATCCCAACCAGGACGGCTCCTGGCGCTCCATCCGCGTCGACGTGAGCGGCCGCGACCTGGTGGCACGCACCCGCAAGGGCTACTACGCCACTCCCACCTCTGCCGACAGTCAGGGCCCGAACAACCGCTTCGTTCCCCAACAGTGAGAACGGGCCGCGACTTGCGATGCCTTCGACAAAGACGGGTGGGTTGTTTGACCCTGGTCCAGAAGAAGGCCGTCCTCATAGACCATGAGGCGGCCCTTCAGCAACTCCCCAGGACTGTTGGGCGACCTCGAATTCGCCCCGAGGCCGACCCGGCCCGCACTCCTCAACAACGTCACTCAGGCATGCTATACTCCGCCTCGATACAACAATGGCAGGAGCAAATAGCCGGCACTTTCCTGCCGGCTGCTCCTCCCTTCTTCGGACTCTCCGGCTCATGCACCACCGCAGGAAAGACAGCCGAAGTGTCTGTGAACACAGGGAAAAGAGCGCATGTCCGGCGAGCCGACTCAGCTTCGAGAATCCAGGACCGGGGAGCAGTCCGTGCAAGGGCCGACGGCGGTGGAGGCCAAGCACGAATCGATCTTGATCCTCGACTTCGGTTCCCAGTACACGCAACTGATCGCCCGTCGAGTCCGCGAGGCCAAGGTCTATTCCGAGATCCTTCCCTACACCGCTTCCTGGGGTGAAATCGTCCGCCGCAAGCCCAGCGGCATCATCCTCTCGGGCGGCCCGGATTCCGTCCTGCGAGAGGACGCCCCCCAACCCGACTCCGGCATCTTCGACTTCCAGGGCCCGCTGTTGGGGATCTGCTACGGAATGCAGCTCATGGCCCGCCACTACGGAGGCCTGGTACAACCGGGACGCCGCCGCGAGTACGGACGCGCCACTCTCAGCATCGCTTCCTCCCCAGACCGGGCCTCGGCGCTTTTGGCCGATATCGCCGCACCCACCACGGTGTGGATGTCCCACGGAGACCACATCGAGGAGGTGCCGCCCGGATTCGCCGTCGAGGCCCGCTCAGACTCGGCCATCGGCGCCATGAGCGACCCTTCCCGTCACCGCTACGCTTTGCAGTTTCATCCCGAGGTCGTCCACACCGAGCGGGGACGCCAGATCCTCGACAATTTCCTCTTCCGCATCTGCCGCTGCGGCGGCGACTGGACGCCCGCCTCTTTCGTGAGCGAGGCCGTCGACAAGATTCGCTCCCAGGTGGGTCCGGGACACGCCGTCTGCGGACTCTCGGGAGGCATCGATTCCACCGTGGCCGCCTTGCTCGTCCACCAGGCCATCGGCGACCGCCTCACTTGCATCTTTGTCGACAATGGGCTGCTGCGCAAAAACGAGTTCCAGGATGTGCAGGATGCCTTTGCCGATCACCGTCTCAAGGTGGTGGCCGTGGACGCCCGCCGGCGCTTTTGGGAGGCTCTGCACGGCGTCGAAGATCCCGAACGGAAGCGCAAGATCATCGGACGCGAGTTCATCAACGTTTTCGACGAGGAAGCCGACAAGCTGGGACAGATCGACTTCCTGGTGCAGGGGACGCTTTATCCCGACGTCATCGAGTCGGTGTCGGTGCGCGGTCCTTCGGCCGTCATCAAGAGCCACCACAACGTCGGAGGACTCCCCGAGAAGATGCGCCTGGCGCTGGTCGAGCCGCTGCGCGAACTCTTCAAGGACGAGGTCCGGTCGGTGGGACGCGAGCTGGGGCTGGAGGACGCCTTCGTCCACCGCCAGCCTTTCCCCGGTCCCGGCCTGGCGGTGCGCATCCTGGGCGCCGTCACCCAGTCGCGTATCAAGGTGCTGCAGGAAGCCGACGCCATCGTCAGCGAGGAGATCCGCCGCTCCGGACTCTACGAGAAGATCTGGCAGAGCTTCGCCGTGCTGCTGCCGGTGCACAGCGTGGGAGTGATGGGCGACGACCGCACCTACGAAAACGTCATCGCCCTGCGCGCCGTCCACAGCCAGGACGGCATGACCGCCGACTGGGTCCACCTCCCCTACGAGCTGCTGGCCCGCATCTCCTCGCGCATCGTCAACGAAGTCGCCGGCGTCAACCGCGTCGTCTACGACATCACTTCCAAGCCTCCTGGGACCATAGAATGGGAGTAGCGTGACCCTATTGGATCGAATTTCGAATTTCCAACCTCGAACTTGAAAAAGCCTCCGCCATGCCCCAAAACGCCAAATTCACCCACCTCCACCTGCACAGCCACTTCAGCCTCCTGGACGGCGCCAACAAGCTCGAAAAGGTCGTCGGCAAGGCCGTGGACATGGGCATGCCCGCGCTGGCGCTGACCGATCACGGAAACCTCTTCGGCGCCGTACAGTTCCACGACATCTGCAACAAGCGCGGCATCAAGCCCATCATCGGATGCGAGGTCTACGTGGCCCAGGGCTCGCGCAAAGAACGCAGCGGACGCTCGGCGGGAGCCAACCACCTCGTGCTGCTGGCCAAAGACGCCGCCGGCTACCACAACCTGGTCAAGCTGGTCTCGTCCGGCTACTTGGAAGGCTTCTACTACAAGCCCCGCATCGACATGGACCTGCTCTCTGAGCACGCCCAGGGACTCATCGCCCTTTCAGCCTGCCTCAAAGGACGCGTGGCCGAGAACCTGGCCCAGGACAACTTCGCCGCCGCCCTGGAGCACGCCTCCCAGATGAAGGACATCTTCGCCCCTGGCGACTACTACCTCGAAGTGCAGAACCACGGCATCGACGACCAGATCAAGACCAATCCCGACATCATCAAGATCGCCCAGGACCTGGAACTCCCCGTCGTGTGCAGCAACGACTGCCACTACCTGGAACGCGGCGACGCCTACGCCCACGACGTGCTGCTGTGCGTGCAGACCGGCAAGACCATCGAAGACACCAACCGCCTCAAGTACCACTCCGACGAATTCTTCTTCAAGAGTCCCGAGGAGATGGAACAACTCTTCGGGCACATACCTGGGGCCCTCTCCAACACCCTCGAAGTGGCCGAAAAGTGCAACTTCACTTTGCCCGAGCCCTACACTCAGAACCTCTATCCCGTGCCCGAGGTGCCTGAAGGATTTACCGTGGAATCCTACCTCGAGCACGTCTGCAAGCAAGGCTACAAAGAGCGTCTGGAATACCTCAAGAAGCGCGAAAAAGAAGGCAAGCTGCGCCACAGCTTCGACGAGTACGAGCAACGTCTCGACCACGAACTCAAGATCATCAACCAGATGAACTACCCGGGATACTTCCTCATCACCTGGGACTTCATCCGCTTCGCCAAGGAGGCCGGCATTCCGGTGGGTCCTGGACGCGGCTCGGCGGCCGGATCGCTGGTGTCCTACGTGCTGGGCATCACCGACGTCGACCCGCTGCAGTACGATCTGCTTTTCGAGCGCTTCCTCAATCCCGAGCGCGTCTCGCCGCCCGACATCGACATCGACTTCTGCACCCACCGCCGCGCCGACGTCATCAAGTACGTCACCCGCAAGTACGGTCAGGACAACGTATGCCAGATCATCACCTTCGGGACCATGGCCGCTCGGGGCGTGGTGCGCGACGTGGGACGCGGCCTCAACGTGCCCCTCAACGAGGTCAACAAGATCGCCAAGCTGGTCCCCAACACTCCCGGCGCCTCCCTGAGCAGGGCGCTGGAGACGGAGCGCGATCTGCAGGACCTCAAGTCCGAGGACCCCCGCTACAAGACCCTGCTGGAAACCGCCCAGCGCCTGGAAGGCCTGGCCCGCCACTGCTCGACCCACGCCGCCGGGGTGGTCATCGCCCCTAAGCCGCTGGTGGAGCTGGTGCCCATCTACAAGTCGCCCAAGGAGGAAATCACCACCCAGTACCCGATGGGCGACCTGGAGCGGCTGGGACTGCTCAAGATGGACTTCCTGGGCCTGACCACGCTCACCATTATTCAGCAGACGCTCGACCAGATCAAAGCCCAGTTCAAGCAGGAAATCGACCTGCTGGGCATCACCCTCAAAGACGAGAGGACCTACGAGCTCTTCAGCCAGGGACGCACTTCGGGCATCTTCCAGTTTGAATCGTCGGGCATGCGCGAGATTCTCAAGAAGCTGCAGCCCAGCCGCTTCGACGACCTCATCGCCCTCAATGCCCTCTACCGTCCCGGACCGCTCAAGGGCGGCATGGTCGACGACTTCATCCAGCGCCGCCATGGCAAGGTCAAAGTCAAATACCCCCTGCCCGAGCTGGAGGAGATCCTGGAGCCCACCTACGGCGTGATCGTCTACCAGGAGCAGGTCATGCAGATCGCCTCCACCCTGGCTGGATTCTCGCTGGGCGAAGCCGACCTGCTGCGCCGCGCCATGGGCAAGAAGAAGATGTCGGTCATGCAGGAGCAGAAGCGCAAGTTTCTGGACGGGGCCAAGAAGCTGGGCAAGGACCTCAAGAAAGCCGAGTTCAT of the Acidobacteriota bacterium genome contains:
- a CDS encoding VWA domain-containing protein, encoding MQRTPAGLILRLAPVGLLLALGLGLSSSLLGQPVQRTETRVFPLSAGELVVVENDYGSIKVRGADVTQAQVRLKRKVSREERLREVELITAKAADRLFLKSFFFDYQGESVEFDIEVPHGVRVVVWGANPQVEVEELDDYVRVQTMTGDVLASNLTGSVSLLSESGDIDLRLRRQPAKDLRLESVRGRVKVEASPDINLFAYVRAGGVLSWGEDIEMRAGKLSREIGDGAGPLLYASSLEGDVSLLPGAGGSSIPRRVPSPPVVEDRDDRDRQGYPGSGQSDQRSDDPYGGSYDPDNRRVDNRRGAPPTLGEEEEGNQPSQSDQSSGGSTPEYTVAGPDEEINGAPLFRSSVNLIHLNVAVTDRRNNRSVAHLRENDFSVYEDGRLQEIERFQNTEAPFNLLLLLDISGSTKNHIDLIRDASIDFTREIKSNDRIAVATFNDRVRLIQDFTNDRYEVANSIHRIRSNGGTHFYDALYVSVNEYLAGVEGRKAVVVFTDGVDGRLSNDPGSRVSFRQLYRSVQEVDTTIYTIFLDTRATVGGSPQSTGIGDIVGVILGGGRGRRIPGGSSGSVNAQYEEARRQLEMIADQTGGRLYQPRTIHDLSTVYSEIADDLRVQYSLAYSSSNPNQDGSWRSIRVDVSGRDLVARTRKGYYATPTSADSQGPNNRFVPQQ
- the dnaE gene encoding DNA polymerase III subunit alpha, encoding MPQNAKFTHLHLHSHFSLLDGANKLEKVVGKAVDMGMPALALTDHGNLFGAVQFHDICNKRGIKPIIGCEVYVAQGSRKERSGRSAGANHLVLLAKDAAGYHNLVKLVSSGYLEGFYYKPRIDMDLLSEHAQGLIALSACLKGRVAENLAQDNFAAALEHASQMKDIFAPGDYYLEVQNHGIDDQIKTNPDIIKIAQDLELPVVCSNDCHYLERGDAYAHDVLLCVQTGKTIEDTNRLKYHSDEFFFKSPEEMEQLFGHIPGALSNTLEVAEKCNFTLPEPYTQNLYPVPEVPEGFTVESYLEHVCKQGYKERLEYLKKREKEGKLRHSFDEYEQRLDHELKIINQMNYPGYFLITWDFIRFAKEAGIPVGPGRGSAAGSLVSYVLGITDVDPLQYDLLFERFLNPERVSPPDIDIDFCTHRRADVIKYVTRKYGQDNVCQIITFGTMAARGVVRDVGRGLNVPLNEVNKIAKLVPNTPGASLSRALETERDLQDLKSEDPRYKTLLETAQRLEGLARHCSTHAAGVVIAPKPLVELVPIYKSPKEEITTQYPMGDLERLGLLKMDFLGLTTLTIIQQTLDQIKAQFKQEIDLLGITLKDERTYELFSQGRTSGIFQFESSGMREILKKLQPSRFDDLIALNALYRPGPLKGGMVDDFIQRRHGKVKVKYPLPELEEILEPTYGVIVYQEQVMQIASTLAGFSLGEADLLRRAMGKKKMSVMQEQKRKFLDGAKKLGKDLKKAEFIFDLIKEFAGYGFNKSHSTAYALLAYQTAYLKAHYPAQFMAALLTAETSNTDKIVRYMAECGDMGLKIKPPDINTSSLYFEAQGRDTINFGMLAIKNVGENAIRNIIETRERLSEGRYASLYEFVEEVDLRQINKRVVESLIKSGCFDSLGYKRRSLMEHLDSAFEIGQKRQRDRASGQGGLFAAMEAAAPEEESLDDIPDVGEWGDSEKWSYEKETLGFYVSGHPLEKYRAELKQFSRMPISSLNDDMAGRDIRLGGVITSVARKKTRRGANMAILTLEDLTGTIEVVVFPKAYEELHDRLETDEPVLITGKLDANAQGNTQILLNELTPLADSWKNGIQRAQIRVLISELDEDKLSSLRFIFSRHRGRCPVEFELL
- the guaA gene encoding glutamine-hydrolyzing GMP synthase — protein: MQGPTAVEAKHESILILDFGSQYTQLIARRVREAKVYSEILPYTASWGEIVRRKPSGIILSGGPDSVLREDAPQPDSGIFDFQGPLLGICYGMQLMARHYGGLVQPGRRREYGRATLSIASSPDRASALLADIAAPTTVWMSHGDHIEEVPPGFAVEARSDSAIGAMSDPSRHRYALQFHPEVVHTERGRQILDNFLFRICRCGGDWTPASFVSEAVDKIRSQVGPGHAVCGLSGGIDSTVAALLVHQAIGDRLTCIFVDNGLLRKNEFQDVQDAFADHRLKVVAVDARRRFWEALHGVEDPERKRKIIGREFINVFDEEADKLGQIDFLVQGTLYPDVIESVSVRGPSAVIKSHHNVGGLPEKMRLALVEPLRELFKDEVRSVGRELGLEDAFVHRQPFPGPGLAVRILGAVTQSRIKVLQEADAIVSEEIRRSGLYEKIWQSFAVLLPVHSVGVMGDDRTYENVIALRAVHSQDGMTADWVHLPYELLARISSRIVNEVAGVNRVVYDITSKPPGTIEWE